The nucleotide window TCGTCGCGAATCTGGACGTTGATGGCGTTGAGCACCGCCGGCCGGTTCAGTGTCACCACCGCCACGCCGTCGTGCTTTTCGTAGATCACGGCGTCGAAGCCCATCGCTCCCCCACCGGAAGTATGGATCAGCCAAGTGCCGGCGCGGCGGCACCATGCCGAGGCGTCGCCGGCGCGGCTGTGGGTTCCTAAGGCGAGGAACATTCGTGGATCGCGCTGCTGGCGATGACGTAGCCTCTCGCCGGGAGGATGCGAATGAAGCAGAGTGCGTTGACGGGCGGCGTGCGGATCCTTGTCAGTACGGCGGCGCTGCTCCTCGTCGCCTGCAGCGGAACGCCTGCTGCGCCGCCGCCGACCCCGGCAGCCGCTCCGGCCTCGCCGGCTCCCGCAACCGTGTCTCCCCCATTGCCCGCCCCGCCCGCCATCCCGCCGGCGCCGCCCACAGCAGCGGGTCCGGTCTGGGCGACCCGCGCTCCGCTCCTCGTCCCAAACTCCGAGACCGCCGTCGCGGAGCTGAACGGCAAGATCTACGTCATTGGCGGCTATCCCTCGAGCCGGGTTGTCGCGAACACCGTCCAGGTCTACGACACGGCGCGGGATGCGTGGGAGTTCAGCACGCCGCTGCCGATGGCGCTCCACCACACGATGGCCGCCGCTGTCAACGGCAAGCTGTACGTCATCGGCGGCGAGACCGCCGGCTCTGGGGCGACCTTTGGGCCAATTCCACCCACCGGCGCGGGGTTCGTCGATCGCGTCTTCGAGTTTGACCCGGCGACGGGGGTGTGGTCGAGCCGAGCCTCGATGCCCACCGCCCGCAGCGCCGGCGCGACGGCCGTCGTCGACGGCAAGATCTACGTTGCCGGCGGCCGTCCGCCGCGGGGAGCGGACTTTGCCGTCTACGACCCCGTCGCCGATCGGTGGACGACCTTGCCCAACCTGCCCACCCAGCGAAACCACCTTGCCGCCGCCGCAATCGACGGCAAGATCTACGTTGCCGGCGGCCGCTTCGGCGCCGGCGTCGGCAGCGAGATGACGGCTGTCCTCGAAGTGTTCGACC belongs to Dehalococcoidia bacterium and includes:
- a CDS encoding kelch-like protein, whose protein sequence is MKQSALTGGVRILVSTAALLLVACSGTPAAPPPTPAAAPASPAPATVSPPLPAPPAIPPAPPTAAGPVWATRAPLLVPNSETAVAELNGKIYVIGGYPSSRVVANTVQVYDTARDAWEFSTPLPMALHHTMAAAVNGKLYVIGGETAGSGATFGPIPPTGAGFVDRVFEFDPATGVWSSRASMPTARSAGATAVVDGKIYVAGGRPPRGADFAVYDPVADRWTTLPNLPTQRNHLAAAAIDGKIYVAGGRFGAGVGSEMTAVLEVFDPRTNTWERKAPMPKPRAGINGIAALGCFYVFGGEGNDAVPSGVFAEMEAYDPKTDRWTTLTPLPTPVHGVTGAAFVNGWIHLPGGGTERGGSSGSTIHQVYRPEVAC